The Gammaproteobacteria bacterium genome window below encodes:
- a CDS encoding acetaldehyde dehydrogenase (acetylating), whose product MRKIKCAIIGSGNIGTDLMYKLQRSPILEPAWMVGIDADSEGLARARAAGIKTTAQGVDGLLPHVLSDEVRIAFDATSAYVHKENSDKLTALGVMMIDLTPAAIGPYCVPPINLRQHAGRREPNVNMVTCGGQATIPMVYAVSRVQKVRYAEIVATVASKSVGPGTRKNIDEFTRTTAAAVSAIGGADQGKAIIVINPAEPPLMMRDTIHCLTVDTPDQAAIERSVHEMIAEVQKYVPGYRLKNGPVFDGKRVTTYVEVEGLGDFLPKYAGNLDIMTASAARTAEMFAEEMLAGRLSFEPALA is encoded by the coding sequence ATGAGAAAGATCAAGTGCGCCATCATCGGCTCCGGCAACATCGGCACCGATTTGATGTACAAGCTGCAGCGCAGCCCGATTCTGGAGCCGGCCTGGATGGTCGGCATCGACGCCGACAGCGAAGGCCTGGCCCGCGCCCGGGCCGCCGGCATCAAGACCACTGCCCAGGGTGTGGACGGTCTGCTGCCGCATGTACTCAGTGATGAAGTGCGCATCGCCTTTGACGCCACCTCCGCCTATGTCCACAAGGAAAACTCCGACAAGCTGACGGCACTCGGCGTGATGATGATCGATCTCACGCCGGCCGCGATCGGACCTTATTGCGTGCCGCCGATCAACCTCAGACAACACGCCGGCCGACGCGAGCCCAACGTCAACATGGTGACCTGCGGTGGCCAGGCGACGATCCCCATGGTCTACGCCGTATCGCGCGTGCAGAAGGTGCGCTATGCCGAGATCGTGGCCACGGTGGCATCGAAATCGGTGGGCCCCGGCACGCGCAAGAACATCGACGAGTTCACGCGCACCACGGCGGCCGCGGTCTCCGCGATCGGCGGCGCCGACCAGGGCAAGGCGATCATCGTGATCAATCCGGCCGAACCGCCGTTGATGATGCGCGACACCATCCATTGCCTGACCGTCGATACCCCGGACCAAGCCGCGATCGAACGGTCCGTGCACGAGATGATCGCCGAGGTGCAGAAGTACGTGCCCGGCTATCGTCTCAAGAACGGCCCGGTGTTCGACGGCAAGCGCGTCACCACCTACGTCGAAGTCGAAGGCCTCGGCGACTTCCTGCCGAAATACGCTGGCAACCTCGACATCATGACCGCCTCGGCGGCCCGCACCGCGGAGATGTTCGCCGAGGAAATGCTGGCGGGGCGGCTCAGCTTCGAACCGGCACTGGCCTGA
- the dmpG gene encoding 4-hydroxy-2-oxovalerate aldolase, which translates to MSPLKGRKITVHDMSLRDGMHPKRHQITIEQMKTIATGLDEAGVPLIEITHGDGLGGESVNYGFPAASDEEYLRAVIPLLKTAKVSALLLPGIGTVDHLRMAADCGVTTIRVATHCTEADVSEQHIALGRQMGLDTVGFLMMAHMIEPQKLLEQALLMESYGANCIYATDSAGYMLPGDVKTRIGLLREKLKPETELGFHGHHNLSMGVANSIAAVECGANRIDAACGGLGAGAGNTPMEVFVAVCERMGIETGVDVFKISDVAEDLILPILDFPIRIDRNALTLGFAGVYSSFLLFAQRAEKKYGISAREILLDLGRRGMVGGQEDMIEDAALTMARERGLLSPSAV; encoded by the coding sequence ATGAGTCCCCTCAAAGGCAGGAAAATCACGGTTCATGACATGTCGCTGCGCGACGGCATGCACCCCAAGCGCCACCAGATCACGATCGAGCAGATGAAGACGATCGCCACGGGACTCGACGAAGCCGGCGTGCCGCTGATCGAGATCACTCATGGCGACGGACTCGGCGGCGAATCGGTCAACTACGGCTTTCCGGCCGCCAGCGACGAGGAATACCTGCGTGCGGTGATCCCGCTGCTGAAGACCGCCAAGGTCTCGGCCCTGCTGCTGCCCGGCATCGGCACCGTGGACCATCTGCGCATGGCCGCGGACTGCGGTGTCACCACGATCCGCGTCGCCACGCATTGCACCGAGGCCGACGTCTCCGAACAGCACATCGCGCTGGGCCGGCAGATGGGGCTCGATACCGTGGGCTTTCTGATGATGGCGCACATGATCGAGCCGCAGAAGCTGCTCGAACAGGCTTTGCTGATGGAGTCCTACGGTGCCAACTGCATCTATGCCACCGACAGCGCCGGCTACATGCTGCCGGGCGACGTGAAGACGCGCATTGGCCTGCTGCGCGAAAAGCTCAAGCCCGAGACCGAGCTCGGCTTCCACGGCCATCACAATCTTTCGATGGGCGTGGCCAACTCGATCGCGGCCGTCGAGTGTGGCGCCAACCGCATCGACGCCGCCTGTGGCGGCCTCGGCGCCGGCGCCGGCAATACGCCGATGGAAGTGTTCGTGGCGGTCTGCGAGCGCATGGGCATCGAAACCGGCGTGGACGTGTTCAAGATCTCCGACGTGGCCGAGGATCTGATCCTGCCGATTCTCGATTTTCCGATCCGGATCGACCGCAACGCCCTCACGCTGGGTTTCGCCGGCGTGTATTCCTCGTTTCTGCTGTTCGCGCAGCGCGCCGAGAAGAAATACGGCATTTCGGCCCGGGAAATCCTGCTGGACCTCGGCCGGCGCGGCATGGTCGGCGGCCAGGAGGACATGATCGAGGACGCGGCGCTGACGATGGCACGCGAACGCGGTCTGCTCAGCCCGTCCGCTGTCTAG
- a CDS encoding SRPBCC domain-containing protein produces MRIAEAEVVIDAPIGQVWDAILDIDRYPAWNPFTPKVDCPGGPRVGAPIRLHVRWGNGKAMISPERVVRIDPPATDSDGVVRGVYGYNFGTLAATLNLVRSERLQIVEAEADGRTRYRTRIRLTGLLSGLTPIAQVQDGFDRQTAALKIYCETAS; encoded by the coding sequence ATGCGTATCGCAGAGGCGGAGGTCGTGATCGACGCCCCGATCGGACAGGTCTGGGACGCGATTCTCGATATCGACCGCTACCCGGCGTGGAATCCGTTCACGCCGAAGGTGGATTGTCCCGGCGGCCCGCGCGTGGGTGCACCGATCCGTCTGCATGTGCGCTGGGGCAACGGCAAGGCGATGATCTCGCCGGAACGGGTCGTTCGCATCGACCCGCCGGCCACCGATTCCGACGGCGTGGTTCGGGGTGTGTACGGCTACAACTTCGGCACCCTCGCCGCCACGCTCAATCTGGTGCGCAGTGAGCGCCTGCAGATCGTGGAAGCCGAAGCGGACGGCCGGACACGGTATCGCACGCGCATCAGGCTCACCGGCCTGCTGTCCGGACTGACGCCGATCGCGCAGGTGCAGGACGGCTTCGATCGGCAGACCGCCGCGCTCAAAATCTACTGCGAAACCGCAAGTTGA
- a CDS encoding esterase-like activity of phytase family protein: protein MPHSRKALLGAVFVSLSALLAACDGDDGSNGADGAPGADGSNGTPGAPGTPGSSGNDGLDSLIRQIALSSGNANCPSGGTRIDSGLDSDDDGELDDAEVMDTSYVCVAGTDMNFNRIAVLPVCLQDDASCDSDDGTAAEIVAASTDGRTLIYSDSPGERIGFVDISNPEAPLAIGTLDLAGEPTSVAVLGPYALVGVNTAADFVNVSGQLDVVDIATQTILRSIDVGGQPDSVAVSPDGAYAAVVIENERDEDLGDGAPPQLPAGSLVIVDLLGSPAGWTTRTVSMVGVADLYAADPEPEYVDINEHNIAVVTLQENNHIVLVDLSNGSIVNDFSAGTVDLDQIDATEEEPALISQTESLSAIPREPDGVTWIGNELFVTADEGDLDGGSRGFTVFNTAGEVVFEAGNALDHIVARIGHYPDARSENKGNEPENAEFGRYGNNNFLFVASERSSVIFVYDVADPVNPVYKQVLPAGLGPEGVLAIPSRNLLIAASEEDSRDDKFRSVLNIYRYDVSYPAYPTIASADREDGTPIAWSAMSGLAADPLNADTLYAIEDSYYARNRIFKLDVSTVPARLTTETPISDAGDVFASIDTVDLADASVDDDDATRVSVFDEADLAALINDDKTVNIDPEGIAVASDGGFWVASEGAGTVGDDGQPVNSLNFLFKTNANGVIEQVITLPDEVNAKQIRFGFEGVAEYNGSVYVAFQRVWAGDDNVRLGVYDTVAQTWSFLYYELDAVESQFGGWVGLSDISSLGDGRFLIVERDNQGGPDAAIKRLYSIDVTGLAADSLVSKTLVRDLMPDLVAVGGPVPEKIEGSAFTLDGKVYIVNDNDGVDDNNGETELLNLGAILD from the coding sequence ATGCCGCATTCCAGGAAGGCGCTGCTCGGCGCCGTATTCGTTTCGCTATCCGCTCTGCTCGCCGCCTGTGACGGCGACGATGGTTCAAACGGCGCCGATGGCGCACCCGGTGCCGATGGTTCGAACGGGACGCCCGGTGCTCCGGGAACACCCGGCTCCAGTGGCAACGACGGTCTGGATAGTCTGATCCGCCAGATCGCACTGTCCTCCGGCAATGCCAATTGCCCGAGCGGCGGCACGCGCATCGATTCCGGACTGGACAGCGACGACGATGGCGAGCTCGACGACGCCGAAGTCATGGACACGTCCTATGTCTGCGTCGCCGGCACCGACATGAATTTCAACCGCATCGCCGTACTGCCGGTCTGCCTGCAGGACGATGCGAGCTGCGACAGCGACGACGGCACGGCTGCGGAGATCGTGGCCGCCAGCACCGACGGCCGCACCCTGATCTATTCCGACAGCCCGGGCGAACGCATCGGCTTCGTCGACATCAGCAATCCCGAAGCGCCGTTGGCGATCGGCACGCTGGACCTCGCCGGTGAACCGACCTCGGTGGCCGTGCTCGGACCCTATGCTCTGGTTGGCGTGAACACTGCCGCCGATTTCGTGAACGTTTCCGGCCAACTCGACGTGGTCGACATCGCCACGCAGACGATCCTGCGTTCGATCGACGTTGGCGGCCAACCGGACTCGGTTGCCGTCAGCCCGGACGGTGCCTACGCCGCCGTGGTGATCGAAAACGAGCGTGACGAAGATCTCGGTGACGGCGCACCGCCGCAGCTTCCTGCGGGCAGCCTGGTGATCGTGGATCTCCTCGGTTCACCGGCCGGGTGGACCACGCGCACGGTGTCGATGGTGGGCGTCGCCGACCTCTATGCCGCCGATCCGGAACCGGAATACGTCGACATCAACGAGCACAACATCGCGGTTGTAACGCTGCAGGAAAACAACCACATCGTGCTGGTCGATCTCAGCAACGGCAGCATCGTCAATGATTTCAGCGCCGGCACGGTGGACCTCGACCAGATCGACGCAACCGAGGAAGAGCCCGCGTTGATCTCGCAGACCGAGTCCCTGTCCGCGATCCCGCGCGAACCGGACGGCGTGACCTGGATCGGCAATGAGCTGTTCGTCACTGCCGACGAAGGCGATCTTGACGGCGGCAGCCGTGGCTTCACGGTGTTCAACACCGCAGGCGAGGTCGTGTTCGAGGCCGGCAATGCGCTGGACCACATCGTGGCGCGCATCGGCCACTACCCGGACGCGCGTTCCGAGAACAAGGGCAACGAACCGGAGAACGCCGAGTTCGGCCGTTACGGCAACAACAACTTCCTGTTCGTGGCCTCGGAACGCTCCAGCGTAATCTTCGTCTACGACGTTGCCGACCCGGTCAATCCGGTCTACAAGCAGGTGCTGCCGGCCGGTCTCGGTCCCGAGGGCGTGCTCGCGATCCCGTCGCGCAATTTGCTGATCGCCGCAAGCGAAGAAGACTCGCGTGACGACAAGTTCCGTTCGGTGCTCAACATCTATCGCTACGACGTCTCCTATCCGGCCTACCCGACGATCGCCTCGGCCGACCGTGAAGACGGAACCCCGATCGCCTGGAGCGCCATGTCGGGCCTGGCGGCAGACCCGCTGAACGCAGACACGCTCTACGCCATCGAGGACAGCTACTACGCCCGGAACCGCATCTTTAAGCTGGATGTCAGCACGGTCCCGGCACGTCTGACTACGGAAACACCGATCAGCGACGCCGGCGACGTCTTTGCCTCCATCGATACCGTGGATCTGGCCGATGCCTCGGTCGACGATGACGATGCAACACGCGTCTCGGTGTTCGATGAGGCCGACCTTGCCGCCCTGATCAATGACGACAAGACCGTCAACATCGATCCCGAAGGCATCGCGGTGGCCAGCGACGGCGGATTCTGGGTCGCGTCCGAAGGCGCCGGCACGGTCGGCGACGACGGCCAGCCCGTCAACAGCCTCAACTTCCTGTTCAAGACCAACGCCAACGGCGTGATCGAGCAGGTCATCACGCTGCCGGACGAGGTCAACGCCAAGCAGATCCGCTTCGGCTTCGAGGGCGTCGCCGAATACAACGGTTCGGTCTACGTCGCCTTCCAGCGTGTCTGGGCCGGTGACGACAATGTGCGGCTCGGTGTCTACGACACCGTCGCGCAAACCTGGTCGTTCCTTTACTACGAACTGGACGCAGTGGAATCGCAGTTCGGCGGATGGGTCGGCCTGTCCGACATCAGCTCGCTCGGCGATGGCCGCTTCCTCATCGTGGAACGCGACAATCAGGGCGGGCCGGATGCCGCGATCAAGCGCCTGTACAGCATCGACGTGACCGGCCTGGCAGCCGACAGCCTCGTCAGCAAGACCCTGGTCCGTGACCTAATGCCCGACCTCGTCGCGGTCGGTGGCCCGGTGCCCGAGAAGATCGAAGGTTCGGCATTCACGCTCGACGGCAAGGTCTACATCGTCAACGACAATGACGGCGTCGATGACAACAACGGCGAAACCGAGCTGTTGAACCTGGGCGCGATCCTCGACTGA
- a CDS encoding DHH family phosphoesterase — MARIDVFNGDADGICALAQLRLAEPHEATLVTGVKRDIALMDRVDAEAGDQVTVLDVSLDKNRAGLERVLQAGASVFYVDHHFAGDIPVSTSLSTIINEAPDVCTSLLVNGHLKNRFLAWAIVGAFGDNLKASAETMARHMDLSETQLRKLEDLGTYMNYNGYGEKIEDLHFTPEELYRHVSRYLTPFTFMEDAKDAFGKLEDGYKTDMGKAESTQPESTSTEQAALFILPCEAWARRVSGVYSNDLANQSPDRAHAVLTEKADGNYLISVRAPLNRKTGADELCRQFPTGGGRAAAAGINDLPADQFGAFAEAFTRQFAL; from the coding sequence ATGGCCCGGATCGACGTCTTCAATGGTGATGCCGACGGGATCTGCGCACTGGCCCAGTTGCGTCTGGCCGAGCCGCACGAAGCCACACTGGTGACCGGGGTCAAGCGCGACATTGCGCTGATGGACCGGGTTGACGCCGAGGCCGGAGACCAGGTCACGGTGCTGGACGTGTCGCTGGACAAGAACCGCGCCGGTCTGGAGCGGGTACTCCAGGCCGGCGCCAGCGTGTTCTACGTGGACCATCACTTCGCCGGTGACATCCCCGTTAGTACGAGCCTCAGCACGATCATCAACGAGGCGCCGGACGTCTGCACGTCGCTGCTGGTCAACGGCCATCTCAAGAACCGCTTTCTGGCCTGGGCGATCGTCGGCGCTTTCGGCGACAACCTCAAGGCCAGCGCCGAGACCATGGCGCGTCACATGGACCTGTCCGAAACGCAGCTGCGCAAGCTGGAGGATCTCGGCACGTACATGAACTACAACGGCTACGGCGAGAAGATCGAGGATCTGCACTTCACGCCGGAGGAGTTGTACCGTCACGTCAGTCGTTACCTGACGCCGTTCACGTTCATGGAGGACGCCAAGGACGCGTTCGGCAAGCTCGAAGACGGTTACAAGACCGACATGGGCAAGGCCGAATCGACCCAGCCGGAATCCACGTCCACCGAGCAGGCAGCGCTGTTCATCCTGCCGTGCGAGGCCTGGGCGCGCCGCGTCAGTGGGGTCTACAGCAACGACCTCGCCAACCAGTCACCGGACCGTGCGCATGCCGTACTCACGGAAAAGGCGGATGGCAACTACCTGATCAGCGTGCGCGCACCATTGAACCGCAAGACCGGCGCAGACGAGCTGTGTCGCCAGTTCCCGACTGGGGGGGGGCGTGCCGCGGCGGCGGGCATCAACGACCTGCCGGCCGACCAGTTCGGCGCCTTCGCCGAGGCCTTCACGAGGCAGTTCGCGCTCTGA
- the sat gene encoding sulfate adenylyltransferase, translating into MIKPHGSETLNPLYVADDAQRAALLAEAESLPSLLVSSAAAANAVMMGGGYFNPLTGYMNKADALSVAQNLKTTDGLFWPVPIVNLTQEAGVKPGKLALRDPNVEGNPVLAIMDVQAVETVSDEELREMALEIFGNLDESHPGVQTFLGQGNTLLSGPIQVLSYSYFAKDFPGTFRTAVEIREEIAKRGWNKVVAFQTRNPMHRAHEELCRMAQERLEADGIVIHMLLGKLKKGDIPANVRDACIRTMVENYFPENTVMITGYGFDMLYAGPREAVLHAVFRQNMGCNYLIVGRDHAGVGDYYGAFDAQTIFDEKVPAGALEIEIFRADNTAFSKKLGRVVMMREAPDHTKDDFIALSGTKVREMLGNGLAPPPEFSRPEVAKILMEYYQSNGG; encoded by the coding sequence ATGATCAAACCCCACGGTTCCGAAACCCTCAATCCGCTGTACGTCGCGGACGATGCGCAGCGCGCCGCGCTGCTCGCCGAAGCCGAATCCCTGCCCAGCCTGCTCGTCAGCTCCGCCGCCGCCGCCAACGCGGTGATGATGGGCGGTGGCTACTTCAACCCGCTCACCGGCTACATGAACAAGGCGGACGCGCTGTCGGTCGCCCAGAATCTCAAGACGACCGACGGCCTGTTCTGGCCGGTTCCGATCGTCAACCTCACCCAGGAAGCCGGCGTGAAACCGGGCAAGCTGGCGCTGCGCGATCCCAATGTCGAGGGCAATCCGGTGCTGGCGATCATGGACGTGCAGGCAGTCGAAACCGTGAGCGACGAAGAACTGCGCGAGATGGCGCTGGAGATCTTCGGCAATCTCGACGAAAGCCATCCCGGTGTGCAGACCTTCCTTGGCCAGGGCAATACCCTGCTGTCCGGGCCGATCCAGGTGCTGAGCTACAGCTACTTCGCCAAGGATTTCCCCGGTACCTTCCGTACCGCCGTGGAGATTCGAGAGGAAATCGCCAAGCGCGGCTGGAACAAGGTCGTGGCCTTCCAGACCCGCAACCCGATGCATCGCGCGCATGAAGAACTTTGCCGTATGGCGCAGGAGCGTCTGGAGGCGGACGGTATCGTCATCCACATGCTGCTCGGCAAGCTCAAGAAGGGCGACATCCCGGCCAATGTGCGCGATGCCTGCATCCGCACCATGGTCGAGAACTACTTCCCGGAAAACACGGTGATGATCACCGGCTACGGTTTCGACATGCTCTATGCCGGCCCGCGCGAAGCGGTGCTGCATGCCGTGTTCCGCCAGAACATGGGCTGCAACTATCTCATCGTCGGCCGCGACCACGCCGGTGTCGGCGACTACTACGGTGCCTTCGACGCGCAGACCATCTTCGACGAGAAGGTTCCGGCTGGTGCGCTGGAGATCGAGATCTTCCGCGCTGATAACACCGCGTTCTCCAAGAAACTCGGCCGCGTGGTGATGATGCGAGAGGCCCCGGACCACACCAAGGATGATTTCATCGCCCTGTCCGGCACCAAGGTGCGCGAAATGCTCGGCAACGGTCTTGCGCCGCCGCCGGAATTTTCGCGTCCGGAAGTCGCCAAGATCCTCATGGAGTACTACCAGTCGAACGGGGGCTGA
- the cysC gene encoding adenylyl-sulfate kinase, which yields MTEQKATNVFWHEGEVTRADRNKLLGQKGATIWFTGLSGSGKSTVAVALEKALHAQGRLVYRLDGDNVRLGINKNLGFSAEDRAENIRRIGEIAKLFVDAGVIVLSSFVSPYRADRDTVRELHVAGEMDFIEAYVDVPLAEAEKRDPKGLYKKARAGQIKNFTGIDDPYEAPTAPEIVLPSHEMSLEDEVEAMLSLLKDRGILPL from the coding sequence ATGACCGAACAAAAGGCAACCAACGTTTTCTGGCACGAAGGTGAAGTCACCCGTGCCGACCGTAACAAGCTGCTGGGCCAGAAGGGCGCGACCATCTGGTTTACCGGCCTGTCCGGCTCCGGCAAGAGCACTGTGGCCGTGGCGCTGGAAAAGGCGCTGCATGCGCAGGGCCGGCTGGTGTACCGCCTGGACGGTGACAATGTGCGTCTGGGCATCAACAAGAACTTGGGCTTCTCCGCCGAGGATCGCGCCGAGAACATCCGTCGCATCGGCGAGATCGCCAAGCTGTTCGTGGATGCCGGCGTGATCGTGCTGTCCAGCTTCGTCAGCCCGTATCGTGCCGACCGTGACACCGTGCGCGAACTGCATGTGGCCGGCGAGATGGATTTCATCGAAGCCTATGTCGATGTACCGCTTGCGGAAGCCGAGAAGCGCGACCCCAAGGGACTCTACAAGAAGGCGCGTGCCGGCCAGATCAAGAATTTCACCGGTATCGACGATCCGTACGAGGCGCCGACCGCGCCTGAGATCGTGCTTCCCAGCCACGAAATGTCGCTGGAGGACGAAGTCGAGGCGATGCTGTCGCTGCTGAAGGACCGCGGCATCCTGCCCCTTTGA
- a CDS encoding LysR family transcriptional regulator, with amino-acid sequence MNLNHLAIFRAVAANGSVSAGARQLHISQSAVSKQLGEFEQTLGMVLFDRMPRGMRMTEAGRLLLGYANRLFTIEAEAEHALGDLQQLARGRIAIGASRTIGAYLLPRVLAEFRRRYPDVDLSLTVEATDSIESKLLAGEIDIGFAEGTISRDLLYYTEFAEDELVLIAAPGHPVMARAPLPVSALVDYPLLMHEVGSGTRAVTEQALASRRIEVRPAMTLASTEALKQTVATGIGLAILSAQAIRTELEARSLAVVPIKGLRLRRPLYRVELRNAWPSPALEAFLGLMHELG; translated from the coding sequence ATGAATCTCAATCATCTGGCGATCTTCAGGGCGGTGGCCGCCAATGGCAGTGTGTCCGCCGGCGCGCGACAGCTGCACATCAGCCAGTCCGCGGTGTCCAAACAGCTCGGCGAATTCGAGCAGACCTTGGGCATGGTGCTGTTCGACCGCATGCCACGCGGCATGCGCATGACCGAGGCCGGACGCCTGCTGTTGGGTTATGCCAACCGCCTGTTCACGATCGAGGCGGAGGCCGAACACGCGCTCGGGGATCTGCAGCAGCTGGCGCGCGGCCGTATCGCGATCGGCGCCAGCCGGACCATCGGCGCCTACCTGCTGCCGCGCGTACTCGCCGAATTCAGGCGCCGCTATCCGGATGTGGACTTGTCGCTGACGGTGGAGGCCACCGACAGCATCGAAAGCAAACTCCTCGCCGGCGAGATCGACATCGGTTTTGCCGAGGGCACCATCAGCCGCGATCTGCTCTATTACACCGAGTTCGCCGAGGACGAACTGGTGCTGATCGCGGCGCCCGGCCACCCGGTTATGGCACGTGCGCCCCTGCCCGTGTCCGCGCTGGTGGACTATCCGCTGCTGATGCACGAAGTGGGCTCCGGTACGCGCGCCGTCACCGAACAGGCCCTGGCCAGCCGACGCATCGAGGTTCGTCCGGCGATGACGCTGGCGAGTACCGAGGCGCTGAAGCAGACCGTGGCCACCGGCATCGGCCTGGCCATCCTCTCGGCGCAGGCGATCCGTACCGAACTGGAGGCGCGCAGCCTGGCCGTGGTGCCGATCAAGGGCTTGCGCCTGCGCCGCCCGCTGTATCGCGTGGAGCTGCGAAACGCCTGGCCGAGTCCGGCGCTCGAAGCCTTTCTGGGCTTGATGCACGAGCTGGGCTGA
- a CDS encoding DUF3224 domain-containing protein: MQHQITGTFDVRMSPQSDDGGAAAIARMVLDKQFHGALDAHSDGQMLAYSTETPGSAGYVAIEKVTGTLEGRNGSFALQHSGIMNRGQPRLSLQVIPDSGTSELSGLSGTMNIRIEDGQHYYDFGYSLP; this comes from the coding sequence ATGCAACACCAGATTACCGGCACATTCGACGTGAGGATGAGCCCGCAAAGCGACGACGGCGGAGCCGCGGCGATCGCTCGCATGGTGCTGGACAAGCAGTTTCACGGTGCGCTCGACGCGCACAGTGACGGCCAGATGCTCGCCTACAGCACCGAGACTCCGGGCTCCGCAGGCTATGTGGCGATCGAGAAAGTCACCGGCACACTGGAGGGTCGCAACGGCAGCTTCGCGCTACAGCACAGCGGCATCATGAATCGCGGCCAGCCGCGGCTGAGCCTGCAGGTCATTCCCGACTCCGGCACCAGTGAACTGAGCGGCCTCAGCGGCACCATGAACATTCGCATCGAGGACGGTCAGCACTACTACGATTTCGGGTATTCACTGCCCTGA